The Silene latifolia isolate original U9 population chromosome X, ASM4854445v1, whole genome shotgun sequence genome contains the following window.
ttctttctctaattattttattttctgtGTTTTTCTCTgtcattgttctttctctaattattcgcttagtttttctgcgtttattagtaaaacaaattaaataaaataaaacaaagaagatgatggagaggatagtaaaacaaatccacatttaaaatacataaacttaattaattgatatatatatacataaacttaatgcattgctaaaaatacatTTCTTAGATGTTCATTTAGGGATGCATTCTCATATATGAgaatcatcctctcctcctttgctatttggaggtttcgttccgcagatgcaatatcttcatatagctgcattatctgcAGCTCTAACTCCCGCACCAAGCCATGTTTCACTGCGGCTCTAACTCTTGCACCAAGCCAGGTCCGAGCTTGCTCAAGGAAGAGCCTGTTCTTCGTCTCGATTTCCTGCAAGCGGCGTATGAAacttttgttgtactcggtcataatgcatgttaaacgaatggtatcattcattattgaaggaagtttggagtttattaggttttaaatatttagggtttggagtttaaggtggagatagtgatataatggattggttattgagatagtggaatgaatttataattagtatatgtgtcgtttgagttgttttttaattaatatgtttagggtttgatgcttaaattaatacgaaGTATATTTTTGTTTAGAAAGTTGTGCCatatccctgcttcaaatcttataacccttcgcattccatatattgtgtcctttcatgcagggattttggcagtaataatgcatctagtaatatataattaattgatgcaggagggattttggcagtaatgctttgtatttttattttttttaaaaacaataacaacggttatttaaaaaaaaacccgttgtctttagttataacaacggttttttctatcgtaaccgttgttataactttcccaccaaaaatgagtcacactttccacaacgaatgACTCGTAACgataacggtttttaaccgttgttaatagttttcacaacgggtttcttaaaaaAACCAACCATTGTTAAAATCTTTAACAACGGATgcttaacaacgtccgctttttatATAACAATGgtctttaaccgttgttatacccaatatctgtagtagtgaaaatAATTCAAGAAAAAAATTGCTTATGTGATGATATTTTTCTCATTCCAAATCTTAACCTGAGCGGGTCAATGGAGCCGATCCAATCCTAACTCTCATAGCTTTGACTCGCGTGGATTGAATTGGGTCAAAGTTCAACTCGAAAGTAGGCTAATGGGTCCTTCATTACTGTAGTTATTACTTTCTTGGTATAGATTGATAGAtgattgagttttttttttagacaacagtgtactataataaataaatagaaaGTGTAGCTACATGAAACCATTACAAACCCAAGTGATATTGTAACTGAGGAAAGACTTGATACGGCTAAAGCTATTAGACAAAGAAACTGGAGCAGACGACTTGTTGCAGTCTTGCATCAGATGAAGAAGACGGATGCTACTGATTTGGAAAAGTATGTCTTGGAGTCTGAAAGCAGAGGCAAAAGTCATAGCCTCAGTCAGAGCTAGAATGCTGATTTGAAGATGGGAAGAGCAAAAGCATTATAGAACCTCGTGTGTGATGTGGTCGTTACAgtaaactttaaataaacttgaaAAACATAGAGCGAGAAAAAGTTCCCTTCTCTCTCTAAACAACCGACTTCCCCtttatcttctctttgaagaaACTTTCTAGCCTCCAACCCCTCTCTGCCACCCTTGTTCCCCTCCGACACCGCCAGAGATGCGGCCGTTTCTTGGCCGATCTCTGGCGGTCTTGATGATTTAACCATGAAAGTTTTTCATTCTTTGTTTTCAGCCACCGCCCTTCCTCCGATTTGTGATTTGATTTGCTTCCACTGATTTGTGACAGGGATGCTCTAATTCTTATCCTTATGGTCTCTTATGTCTGTATGCTCTAATCTTTTCTTATCTTTGTGTTCATCAATTGTTTGTCGGGTTTGAGTTGGTTTTTTACTAGTTGTTGGAGGTTTTTTTGGTTTTGCTTCATCTCAGTTTTATCATTTAAATATCAGTTTATGATTCAGTTTCATTTCTTCAGCCTTGGGATACTTTCTGATATTGTCTACCTGCTGATGTGTGCTTTTCGGTGCTGTTTTTTTGGGTTAAGATAGTTGTTTATCTGTCTTCGGAGGTTCTTGGTTTCCTTTGCTTTTGGTGGTGGTCTGATTTCCATGGTTAGGTCGTCTCGGAGTGGTTGTTTGGGTTGGTCATGGAGTTTAACCGGTTGGTGGTAGTAGATTTCTAATTGTCTAGTTTCTTAGTCTTTTACAATCATGTCTTCAGCTTCTGGTGTCGAATTTCTCGAGTACTTCGCTTTTGTTTTTTGTAGTGACAAGTTGGTAGGTGTTGATGCGGATTTACAAAGTATTCTTACACAGTTAGACGTTTCCCCTTTTTCAAAAATTCACGCTCTTAAAGAATTTGGAAATAGCCTCTTTCGAGAAAAACAGTTCTCTTTGGCTGGTGATTTTTATGATCAGGCCTGTCGACAGTTGGGTGTAGCCCTGAAGGATAATTTTGGTTTTGATATAAATTCAATCATATCCTTAGCCGTTTCTTTGTGTCTGAATTTAGCCGCTTGTTCCAACAAAATTCAAGCTTTTGACGGTTCTCTAATCTTCTGTAATGTGATCTTAACTTTCTTTCCAAAAAATGCCAAGGCCCTTTTCCGTAAAGTTGTGGCTTTAAGACATTTGAATAGGCTTTTGGAGGCAAGGGTTACTTTGAAGGAAGCACAAGTGGTAGAACCTCATAACAAAGACATTATTCGAGAACTGGAAGCAGTTGTGCAGGCTCTTGAAATTAATCACAATGGCAAGCGAGTTATCGTGGACACGTTTGAAGGCACAGAGGTTCAAGTAGGGAAAAAGTGTGTTTCTTCTTTCCAAGCTCCTTAAACAACAACCGGATTGGGGATGAATATGGATTCTACTCCGGTTTGCCCCCCTGTTGTGCCTATGGATTTCATGGATTCCGAGAGTAGCAGTGTGCCCAACAAGACCTTGAATGATGAAGCTGAATGCCTTTCCTCCTCCTCAACTGACTCAAAGTCTTCTCTATTCACTTTCACCAATACGAAACGACCTCATCCTACTCTAAAAGTTTCATCTCAAAATTATGAGAATTTACTAGATGGCAAAAATTTGGGTTTCTATCACCCACGATCCATGTCGTTCATGAGGGTTCGCACCCTCACCTCAAAAACAATCCAGATGGGAACTCCCCATGAAAAAATTTCTGGGACAGCAGAAGTTCCCACATCCTCTCCTACACTGGAGAGCTTTGTTCAAGAGCAGACTAAGTTGGTGCCGCCAGAGGAGGTTGTCTTCCCGGTTGAAAAGAAGACTCGTCTTACTATAGCTTCTTTCTGTGTTACCAAGGTTTCTTTGGACCAGTTTAATTTCACCGCAGTTAGGGAACATAAGGAGAATTCGCATAGTTCGAGAGGACGTCGTCCTTCCCAGGGAAGAGCTAATATGGGTCGACCCACTGCTTGTTTGAAGAAACGTTCATCCGTTACTATATGTGTTTCAATTTCTCGTTACAAGTACACTCGTTCTATCGATACGATTACAGGGAACAAGAGAAAGGAAGTCCAGTCTTTTGTGTTTGATGCTTTTTACCACCGTCCTTTTAAGAAATATCGCATTGTATCATCACCTACGTTTATCGCTTCTTCTGTGTTTCAAGTATCTAGTAGTTTTGGGGGTTCTCGTCCCCCTTTAGTTGTACCTTAATGTACTTTAAGTAGTTTTTCTTTCATCTATGTTAGTTTACTATTGTCGAAAAAAAAAAGTAAGCTTTAAACAATCCAATCAAAGTTTTCTTGTGGAAAACCACCTCCATCCTAAAGTAATAAGAAAAGTGTTGCGGGATAGAGAAAACAGGGCTAACAAGTTCAGATAAACAAGCAGAATGATCATAGGCTTTTGAGCGAGAAGCGAAATGACGTTGTTTCTGGGAAAGAAGAGCAGACTTGGAAAAAATCTCGGCAGGACAAACACAGTTTTCCCTGAAAATCACATTATTCCGATGCTTTCAGATTGCAAACAAAGTAAGAGGAAATTGCAAAAGTAGGAAGTCATTACCGTCTGAAAAATGAGTGAGGTAGCTCAGGAAATTTTGAAACCAGTCGGAAAAAGAGGTATGTGAGCTTACGTCTGCACGAATTCCAAGAAGACTGGCAACCTAAATCCGTTTGACAAAAGGACAGTCACAGAACAAGTGACCTAAAGTTTCAGGGTCTTTAAGACGAAAAGAGCAGTTTGGAGTAACAAGCATTCCTCTGCGAATTAAAACATCAGCAGTAGGTAAGATACCATGAACAATTTTCCATAGAAAAAGCTTAATATGTGTTTGACAGGGAAGGCGCCAAATCAAAGACCATTTAAATTCCCGTTTAGCACGTGAATGATGAGAGACAGGAGAGGTTGAGCAGTTGTGTAAAAGGAACGAGTAACCAAAACTAGAGGAGTATCTTCCGTCTTCAGTGTATTTCCAATAAATGAAATCGTCCATAGGTTCAAGTGGAAGTTCTAGAGCACAAATATATCTAGCGATGACCGAGTCAAAAAGCTTAAAAACATTCTGCTTATTCCACTGAGACGAAGCAAGAAGAAGGTCTGCAAAACTGATAGATGATTGAGCTATTGTCTATGAAGTACCCGAATAAGTGAAATTTGGGCTTAATTAGCTGTGTTTCCAATTGGACTACCATCTCCCTAAAATTTTGAAACATGGCATGCTCTTGCCTATGAAGGGTATGGGCTTTCTAAATGGATACCGGATACTAGGGCTGGCCAAACCTCATGGTCAACCGGTCCCGGCCCGCTAGACTCGTGTAAAATTGGCACGACCCGTCAGAAACTAGGTCCTGGCCGAGGTCCAGCAAATCCAACCTAGCCCCGCCCATCACCTATTGATTCAGCCCGAGCTTGACCACGCATACCAGATATTACGGAGCATTAGATTAGAATATGTTCTAATCGACAAAAACTCAACACATGTACACAATCTTTTGGAGATTTCATTCTTTTAAATTGTTTTTGTATGAGATAAAACTCCATAGATACAGAAATGAATAGTGTTGGTTCCTATCAAATTAATTGGTGAAGAAGCAAAGTATCCAATTCTACTAAAATTAATCTTCATATTGCTATTGGAAATTATTGTATAAATATTATTAAGGTCGTTCAGTTACAAAAACTTTTGCCTTTTGGTCATTTGTAGTAATACATTTATTTCACATTTTTCTTATTCTTGATGTTTTAGTGATTTAACACATTTTCGTTTTAAGTATGTGTAAATTGTTGTTTTTTGTTATGTGgaattttttttaacatttttgtTTTTGGATGATAGTCATCACTCTCATTTTCTTGATCTCTTGTGCCAGAATTCTCGATTCGGGACTATCATTAATCTCCATTCAATTCTTTTCAGAAATTGGAATAAACGAATGGATAGGAGTACCAAAGATTGAAGGTtgctgtttaggtattttttaccgaattggttgattagggtcaatgcggtcttactcgttggttgatcgtatgattgttcgtatgttgataagtaaatagagaaataaaatacgtaatgtaaattgacacgtaatatttggtgacgcggaaaacccaatgtgggaacaaccgcgggagggacagtaccctgccaaatatcgcactatacttgaataggaggatgattacaattgaaacGTAAAGCCAATCCTGCTGGCGcgaggtgtcaggcctgcaagatcttggacggatGTACACTTGGGTATAAGAATGTGCTAATGCCTTGGCGTAAGTATGTGTGTGGATGCGTTGTTGAATGttcttcttgatttgcttccttggctatttataaggtgagaaccctagatatgccGTACTTTGATTTTGGAAAGGggatataatttccataagaactatttccatacttggccgccttccccaattctccctgatctccctaacttctccctaacttctccctaacttgtcTTTCCTTAATACGGACGTCTCCTCTATTGGGCCCCTGGTCTTCTTTCAGCCCGTTCCCCCTTTTCCTAATCACGGgtttccttcctccttatcactcctcccatagccttttattttatgaagtgggccttccttattatgctaattttagcccaaacagtttgccccaaatttcttgtgaggtacgcttcgaggtgtcgagcaaggaatttacgtaatcgaatgctaaaaaccctaagccgtcatttgcACTTCTTTTCATGCAACTCCATCATTTCAGCCGCCCATTTCCTCTTTactcgcaccctactccctctctcttcctttataatctCAACCTCCACCTTCCACTTCCATTAATCCAAATTATTTCAAAAACTTTctctctctctaaaccctcaactTCCCTCTTCTTTCATcttgccggcttcactgttccacTCCCCTTCGTCTCTTTCACCAggtattcttccccttttctcctttaatttccgttttctcttttccaccatgggtaaaacccGATCAACCTCCACACCCGCTGATCGCAACCTTgacccaacctttccttctcggggactctttAAGTATCCCCATGACTGCGACTCTGCTTTGACTGCTGCTGACATTCCCACAATCAAGGATTTGCTTGgccttggtgacggggtggatattgccatccctgaaccgggtcagAAAGCCGACGCGCTTCGTCCCGGATGGGTCTGTTTTTATTTGTACTcatccaagacttcatctttacgaataattttgccatggcacaaatttccgctgccatctggagggttcttctttacTCCCTGGCCGCCGGTCAGAACACTGGTAACTCTatcactctgggcgatctagcccatatgtacaacatcaggtccctaggtaggggtcaattctcattccggggacgtggagaggctcccttcagacacgtgtccaaatcccgtgatgagaaatggtttgaggacttcttctttgtgaggaaggactccatccagcctcctgccaattacatcttcgagaaatgggttacaacttcgagtaagtagccttcctgtcacctgatttattttatctcgctgcttactagcttacttcaccgtcttcgtgcaggcccctgtgacctggcccgcattggtgccaagatccctgcctgcagcaaattgttcagtatctcttgaatctgagagaaagttcccagacctgctccctggtttttcacctgcttcctcctccaaccctcctcagtcggctcacagtatgtcttctggtaagacttcCACAACCGTTTTAATTTGCATGCTGTTTCTCCTGATGTTTTAAGTATCCTGACCCCTGAGATGATGTCTGCTTGCAGGCTCCAAAGTTGACCCTTTataaatcatcctccaaagtgccaaaaggAAGAGGTCTTCTGCCAGTCCTGACGTGGCATCCGCCTCTAAGAGGAACGCTCCTGCTGCCTCTTTCCAGACTCCTCCTACGTACTCCAGTTCTGCTGTACCTGAGCCCCTAGAGGTTGACCCAttgtctcgccatccgcctactcctcctgtcaGTCCTCGTGCTTCATCTAGCAGAGGTATTACTTCTCATTTCCCAGAgggttttgggaatgtggacaaggtaccctactggccggagatcgaccagctgctcttccctcctctaaaggaggcgttctcagagttctccccagaggagatggctgagaatgatgtgcacaacgccttcatgaTGAATGCTCTTCATCTTCTATCtgtctgtttatttttattttagattCTGCCCTTTGACTTCCTTGCTGACTTCTGACTTCcttgccccagaccctccagtctgcgctctacaataggaagatgatcaacatagtgcagaccaccaatcgtgccaccaacgccaaaaaccaggagctgaaggggacAATTGCCGACTTGGCACAGCAGCGGTCTGATCTGAAAGAACGCGTGGTGGAGTTGAAGGccgagcttgctgtcaccaagaagaagttgaaggaggggactgatcagctggctcgcactcaagaggtgtgcagcactttctctgactccctcaagcgctctgatgagaagatcagcgagttgatctccctggccaccaatgttgttgcctatgctacctggcgaggaaaaatcagcgggatgcgctctgctcttgaggaggctccccCAAAGAAAggctatagaggaggaggagaaacaATCGGAGATGCTTTACCCCACCCAACCCGATCCGAGTGCGATGATGCTCGAAGTTGGGGAGGCGAATTCTCCGCATTGGCCGAGCAAGCACCGGGGGTGACGCTGGAATGTCCCGGGATCCGCCgacggagctcaggaagctatggcagctgaggaTGTGCAAGCTGGCGCGGTACCTGAAACAGGAGGTCAACAGGCAGAAgaggtgccagaggtggaggtcattaatgtgaccgataattaagttgtttttttttacgaacgttttggcagtctggcccagaggtggcagacttgtaagtttcAAACTT
Protein-coding sequences here:
- the LOC141620608 gene encoding peptidyl-prolyl cis-trans isomerase FKBP42-like, whose product is MSSASGVEFLEYFAFVFCSDKLVGVDADLQSILTQLDVSPFSKIHALKEFGNSLFREKQFSLAGDFYDQACRQLGVALKDNFGFDINSIISLAVSLCLNLAACSNKIQAFDGSLIFCNVILTFFPKNAKALFRKVVALRHLNRLLEARVTLKEAQVVEPHNKDIIRELEAVVQALEINHNGKRVIVDTFEGTEVQVGKKCVSSFQAP